In one window of Thermus aquaticus DNA:
- a CDS encoding DUF3248 domain-containing protein, whose translation MEKDLLEALGQHLVWRIGRAEEEEVLVVRVGLASATPRFKELPRLVNIPDAEIERLAREGRVRVEWVEG comes from the coding sequence GTGGAGAAGGACCTTCTGGAGGCTTTGGGCCAGCACCTGGTCTGGCGCATCGGCCGGGCTGAAGAGGAAGAGGTCCTGGTGGTGCGGGTGGGACTGGCCTCGGCCACGCCCCGCTTCAAGGAGCTTCCCCGCCTGGTCAACATCCCGGACGCGGAGATAGAGCGCCTCGCCCGCGAGGGCCGGGTCCGGGTGGAGTGGGTGGAGGGATGA
- a CDS encoding serine/threonine-protein kinase: MLLGLGQTAQVYLAEAPGLGRVALKLPKKEVREDPRLAERFAREVSFSLSLKHPYLVRGLAGVPLGEEAFLALECFPQGTLEARLLEGRLPLEEAVKALTQVGEALLYLHGKGLLHQDVKPANVFVGEGIYKLGDLGTLRPIGDRTQEFAGSPHYLAPELFLGNLPSEKSEAYAYGVMAYELLTGKRPFKGETVEELRDAHLFLPPPPTSLPPRLDKALRRLLVKDPKERLGIGEFLEALRTWQAPGGEAPKAAKPKRRFPFFRS; this comes from the coding sequence ATGCTCCTGGGCCTGGGGCAGACGGCCCAGGTCTATCTGGCCGAGGCCCCGGGCCTGGGGCGGGTGGCCCTGAAGCTCCCCAAGAAGGAGGTGCGAGAAGACCCCAGGCTGGCCGAGCGCTTCGCCCGGGAGGTCTCCTTCAGCCTCTCCCTGAAGCACCCCTACCTGGTCCGGGGCCTGGCCGGCGTGCCGCTCGGCGAGGAGGCCTTTTTGGCCCTGGAGTGCTTTCCCCAGGGGACCCTCGAGGCCAGGCTCCTGGAGGGCCGCCTGCCCCTGGAGGAGGCGGTGAAGGCGCTCACCCAGGTAGGGGAAGCCCTCCTCTACCTCCACGGGAAGGGCCTCCTCCACCAGGACGTGAAGCCCGCCAACGTCTTCGTGGGAGAAGGGATTTATAAGCTGGGGGACCTGGGCACCCTGCGCCCCATCGGCGATAGGACCCAGGAGTTCGCCGGAAGCCCCCACTATCTGGCCCCGGAGCTCTTCTTAGGAAACCTCCCCAGCGAGAAGAGCGAGGCCTACGCCTACGGCGTCATGGCCTATGAGCTCCTCACGGGGAAGAGACCCTTCAAAGGGGAAACCGTGGAGGAGCTACGGGACGCCCACCTCTTCCTCCCCCCGCCCCCCACCAGCCTTCCCCCCCGCCTGGACAAGGCCCTGAGGCGGCTTCTTGTCAAGGACCCCAAGGAGCGCCTGGGGATCGGGGAGTTTTTAGAGGCCCTCCGCACCTGGCAAGCGCCCGGGGGCGAAGCGCCCAAGGCGGCCAAGCCCAAGCGGCGCTTTCCCTTTTTTAGGAGCTAG
- a CDS encoding metal-dependent hydrolase, which yields MVEVRYLGHSAVWLSDGQTRIIIDPFLTGNPMAAASLAEVQADLILVTHAHGDHFGDSVALSKKGGVVVSTFEIATYAEKHGAKSVPMNIGGTYRFAGGFVKWFPAWHSSSFPDGTYGGMPMGVVVELAGKRIYHAGDTALFSDMALIGELNLDLALLPIGDHFTMGPEDALRALDLLKPKRVVPIHYNTFPPIKQDGEAFARRAQEKGVEGHALKPGGVLVLD from the coding sequence ATGGTGGAGGTGCGGTATCTGGGCCACTCGGCGGTCTGGCTATCCGACGGCCAAACCCGGATCATCATAGACCCCTTCCTCACCGGCAACCCCATGGCGGCGGCCTCCCTGGCCGAGGTCCAGGCGGACCTCATCCTGGTGACCCACGCCCACGGGGACCACTTCGGCGACAGCGTGGCCCTCTCCAAGAAGGGCGGGGTGGTGGTCTCCACCTTTGAGATCGCCACCTACGCCGAAAAGCACGGGGCCAAGAGCGTGCCCATGAACATCGGGGGCACCTACCGCTTCGCGGGGGGCTTCGTCAAGTGGTTCCCCGCCTGGCACTCCTCCAGCTTCCCCGACGGCACCTACGGGGGCATGCCCATGGGGGTGGTGGTGGAGCTTGCGGGCAAGCGCATCTACCACGCCGGCGACACCGCCCTCTTCTCGGACATGGCCCTCATCGGCGAGCTTAACCTGGACCTCGCCCTCCTCCCCATCGGCGACCACTTCACCATGGGACCCGAGGACGCCCTGAGGGCCTTGGACCTCCTCAAGCCCAAAAGGGTGGTCCCCATCCACTACAACACCTTCCCCCCCATCAAGCAGGACGGGGAGGCCTTCGCCAGGAGGGCCCAGGAGAAGGGCGTGGAAGGGCACGCCCTGAAGCCGGGAGGGGTGCTGGTCCTTGACTAG
- a CDS encoding DUF3809 family protein, which yields MKALELDLGKGLEGLPLELSWEGPLLKGILRQANPVLGEVALPFQSRLEGSRLTPIPLPPPALAVGGEVLPRGEGLLLRLEVDLLLPEARTWGERAFFRLLKAIFLHTLERALSQKTPLGL from the coding sequence ATGAAGGCCCTGGAGCTGGACCTGGGGAAAGGCCTCGAGGGGCTTCCCCTGGAGCTTTCCTGGGAGGGCCCCCTGCTGAAGGGCATCCTCCGCCAGGCCAACCCGGTTTTGGGCGAGGTGGCCCTTCCCTTCCAGAGCCGCCTAGAGGGCTCCCGCCTCACCCCCATCCCCCTGCCGCCCCCCGCTTTGGCCGTGGGCGGCGAGGTCCTGCCTAGGGGGGAGGGCCTCCTCCTGAGGCTTGAGGTGGACCTCCTCCTCCCCGAGGCCAGGACCTGGGGGGAGCGGGCCTTTTTCCGCCTCCTCAAGGCCATCTTCCTGCACACCCTGGAAAGGGCCCTTTCCCAGAAGACCCCTCTGGGACTATAG
- a CDS encoding class I SAM-dependent rRNA methyltransferase: MRIFVNERGAERLLSRHLWVFARDVVSGPEAPGLYPVYWGKRFLALALYNPQSDLRVRAYRFRPAEDPEKALLENLERAIARRLRALEAEPEGGFRLAHAEGDFLPGLVVDYYAGHAVVQATAYAWEALLPQVAEVLRPLVKSALAKNNARARELEGLPLYVRPLLGQVPERVVVKEGRVRYLVDLVAGQKTGAFLDQRENRTLMEGFRGERALDVFSYAGGFALHLALGFKEVVAVDSSKEALARAEENARLNGLALKTVEANAFDYLRALERAGERFDLVVLDPPAFAKGKKDLERAYRAYKEVNLRAIKLLKEGGILATASCSHHLTEPLFYQMLTEAAQDAHRVLKVVEKRGQPFDHPVLLNHPETHYLKFALLEVL; this comes from the coding sequence GTGCGGATTTTCGTCAACGAACGCGGAGCGGAAAGGCTTCTTTCCCGCCATCTTTGGGTCTTCGCCCGGGACGTGGTCTCGGGCCCCGAAGCCCCCGGGCTCTACCCCGTCTACTGGGGCAAGCGCTTCCTGGCCCTGGCCCTCTACAACCCCCAAAGCGACCTCCGGGTCCGGGCCTATCGCTTCCGCCCGGCGGAGGACCCGGAAAAGGCCCTCTTGGAAAACCTGGAGCGGGCCATCGCCCGCCGGCTTAGGGCCCTCGAGGCCGAGCCCGAAGGGGGCTTCCGCCTGGCCCACGCCGAGGGGGACTTCCTCCCCGGGCTCGTGGTGGACTACTACGCCGGCCACGCCGTGGTCCAGGCCACGGCCTACGCCTGGGAGGCGCTTCTGCCCCAGGTGGCCGAGGTCCTGAGGCCCCTGGTGAAAAGCGCCCTGGCCAAGAACAACGCCCGGGCCCGGGAGTTGGAAGGCCTCCCCCTCTACGTGCGCCCCCTCCTGGGCCAGGTGCCCGAGCGGGTGGTGGTCAAGGAGGGGCGGGTGCGCTACCTGGTGGACCTGGTGGCGGGCCAGAAGACCGGGGCCTTCCTGGACCAGCGGGAAAACCGCACCCTCATGGAAGGCTTCCGCGGAGAAAGGGCCTTGGACGTCTTCTCCTACGCCGGGGGCTTCGCCCTGCACCTGGCCTTGGGCTTTAAAGAGGTGGTGGCCGTGGACTCCTCCAAGGAGGCCCTGGCCCGGGCGGAGGAGAACGCCAGGCTGAACGGCCTCGCCTTGAAGACGGTGGAGGCCAACGCCTTTGACTACCTCCGGGCCCTGGAAAGGGCCGGGGAGCGGTTTGACCTCGTCGTCCTGGACCCTCCCGCCTTCGCCAAGGGGAAAAAGGACCTGGAGAGGGCCTACAGGGCCTACAAGGAGGTGAACCTGAGGGCCATCAAGCTCCTCAAGGAGGGGGGGATTCTGGCCACGGCCAGCTGCAGCCACCACCTCACCGAGCCCCTCTTCTACCAGATGCTCACCGAGGCCGCCCAGGACGCCCACCGGGTGCTCAAGGTGGTGGAGAAGCGGGGCCAGCCCTTTGACCACCCCGTCCTCCTCAACCACCCGGAGACCCACTACCTGAAGTTCGCCCTTCTAGAAGTTCTTTAA